AGGTAAAAACTGACAATCAGCTTGAAACACAGATAAAAGGTCTTTTTGTTGCCGGTGATGGTCCCGGTGTTGCCGGAAATATTGTTTCCGCCTCAGCCACAGGCCTTATTCCAGCTAAAAAAATAGCTGAAAGAAATTCATAATTTCAAAAGATTACCAGCAGTAACTGTTGTTGAAATAGTTTTTGACAACTGATGAATGTTATAACAGGTTGCGGGCATTGCTTATGGCGATGCCCGTTTTTTTTATGTGGGGCTGTTTTTTTAATGGTAAAAAATTGAAAATTAACTCATATTTTGCAATATTTATATATAGAGTGGTTGACTTTGTGTCATTTCATTGACAGTGAAAGTGTATGGTTTACAACTCTTCCTGGTTCTGCCTTATCATTTTATAAGGGATATTCCTGATGATTTTTAATCCCGCAAGATTGCTGTGTCTCCCTGCAGCGTTATATTTCTGGAGGATGAATGAGCCTCAATGTTGAAGGTATTATAGGAAACAGCACAACTCTCAGGGATGTGTTTTCCATACTTGAGAAAGTTGCTCCGACAGATAGCACCGTTCTTGTCACCGGGGAATCCGGTACAGGAAAGGAGCTGCTTGTCCGTGCCCTGCACAGGAACAGTAAAAGGCGTTCGCAGCCTTTTGTGCCTGTCAATTGTGGAGCTATTCCAAAAGAATTGCTGGAGTCCGAACTTTTCGGACATGAGAAGGGTGCTTTTACACATGCGGTAAGGTCCAGACCCGGACGTTTTGAACTTGCTGATGGTGGAACCATTTTCCTTGATGAAATAGGAGAAATGGATTTCAGTCTACAGGTTAAAATTTTAAGGGTCTTGCAGGAAAAAGAAATCGAAAGAGTCGGCGGTACGCAGATTAAGAAAGTGGATGTAAGGATTGTAGCAGCCACAAACAGAGATCTCGAAGCCGAGGTTGCCGCAGGCAGATTTCGTGAAGACCTTTTTTACCGTTTGAATGTAATACCTCTGCATCTCCCGCCACTGCGTGAGCGCGGTGGAGATGTCCTTTTGCTGGCAAGCCATTTTCTTAAAAGATTCTGTCAGGATAAAAGCCGAGATGTTTTGAAGTTTGCCGATCAGACCAGAGATATGCTTGTGTCTTATTCATGGCCGGGAAATGTCCGTGAATTGGAAAATTTTATGGAACGGCTTTCCATCCTTTGTGATGGTGACGAGGTCGGCATAGATGATCTGCCTGAAAAGATCTTAAAAAGTGTGGGTCTGGAGCCTAAGAAAAAGGCTGTTGATATTGCTGTGGGTCCTGCGGGGTTCAGCTGGCCTACTCTTGATGATATGAGTGAATACGGTGATGGAGAACTTAAAGAATTTCTGGATCGTATCGAGACGAAACTTCTTCTTGAAGCTCTTCAGAAATCAGCAGGAGTCAAAAACAAGGCAGCAGAGATGCTTGGAGTGAAACGGACGACCCTGATCGAAAAAATTAAAAAGAAAAAATTGGAATCCTGATTGAAATATCTGACCTCCAACATGTAAGTCTAAATTTAGGCAGGGATTTTGCAAAGATACCGGATTGTGATGCGGTTTATCAATTCCGGAGTGTTCCGGACTCTTATTTTGGCAGCTATGATCTGTTTTGTCTGCCCGCAGCCGGTACTGGCCATGGAATATTTTATAAATACCGGGCCGGACATGGATTCCTTGCGTTTTACTTTTGATTCCAAAAAATTGAATCCCAGAGTCAGGAGAACCGGAAAACAGCAGATAACACTTTCTTTCCCCTCTGGAGCTTTAAATTCTGAAAAAGCACCGACACCCTTGCCGCTTTCGTCCATGCGTATTTTAAATTCGATTGATGTTGGAAGCTCGGCAATTACTATCAATACTAAAACAAATGCTTTTGGCTACATCAGGATTCCAGCTGGTAACGGAGAACTTAAAATTCAGTTTTTCAGGGACCCATTTGGAGCAAGATGGGTTCCACCCAAAAAAAATATTCCAGCGTCTCCTAAAAATATCCCGGCTTCCTCGGTTCCAGCACAGGAAAAGCAGCAGGCGCCTCAATCTGCTCCAGCAGGCTCGATACCTGTCCCCACCAAGGAAGATACCGCTCCGGCTGCTAAGGTTGCTCCGGTTCCCGGAGTTAATTCCGGTTCCGTGGCCAATGAAGCAGATATTTCAGAACCACCGCAGGCCAATGAAAATGCGGCACCCGTTGGCGGTAACTCTGATGGTAATAATCAAAGCAAAAATGTCAGGCCTTTTTATTCTGTACCCTATGCCTACAGGGCTCCAATTTCCAAGGTTGGCCCCGGTGAAGCTAAAGCTGTCAGTACTTCCGTAGCTCCTCCTTCGGGTGATTCGGCCCAACCATCTGTTCAGGAAGGCGGCGAAATTTCCGGTCCCAGTGCCGGTGGTGAAATCTCTGGTCCTAGTGCAGGTGGGGCAATCTCCGGTCCCAGCGCAGGTGGTGAAATCTCCGGTCCCAGTGCAGGTGGGGCAATTTCCGGTCCCAGCGCCGGTGGTGAAATCTCCGGTCCCAGTGCCGGTGGTGAAATCTCCGGTCCCAGCGCCGGCGGAGCAATCTCCGGTCCCAGCGCCGGAGGTGAAATTCCCGGTCCCAGTGCCGGTGGTGAAATCTCCGGTCCCAGTGCCGGTGGTGAAATCTCCGGTCCCAGCGCAGGTGGGGAAATTTCCGGTCCCAGCGCCGGAGGTGAAATTCCCGGTCCCAGTGCAGGTGGAGCAATTTCCGGTCCCAGTGCCGGTAATGAAATCTCCGGTCCCAGTGCCGGTGGTGAAATTCCCGGTCCCAGTGCCGGTGGTGAAATCTCTGGTCCCAGTGCCGGTGGTGAAATTTCCGGTCCCAGCGCAGGTGGGGCAATTCCCAGTCCCAGTGCCGGTGGTGAAATCTCCGGTCCCAGCGCCGGTGGAGCAATCTCCGGTCCCAGCGCGGGTGGGGCAATCTCCGGTCCCAGCGCAGGTGGGGAAATCTCCGGTCCCAGTGCCGGTGGTGAAATTTCCGGTCCCAGCTCGGACAGTTCTATATCCGGCCTTAATGATGAAGGTGCCACTCAGCAAATAGAACCGCTTCCGGCAGCATCCATTGAAGCCAACAATACCGTTGCTGCAAGTCAGACAACCGAGCCGTTTATTAATGGTACTGATTCAGGAGCTCCGTCGGATAACAATGATGCTTATCCGGCAGAGCAGATAAGTTCTGCCGATGCTGATCAGCCCGCAGCACCCCCTACACTTGAAGAACGGATAACAACTGCTAAAGGGTTGCTGCTTGCCGCCGAAAGTTCTCTTGAGTCCGGACAGCTTGAAGCTGCGCTCACAGGTTTTACCGAAGTTGTCGCCATGCATGATATGCCTAAAGATATCAGAATGAGGGCACTATACGGTAAAGCGGAAGCGGTGACGGAAACCCATAAAGATGATCTGGTGGCTAATTTTAATACTGTGACCAGTGCATGGATGGAGGCTATGAATGCCGATACCAATTCGCCTGATGTGCCGGACGCATTACTGAACCTTGGCCTTGCCAACCTGAAAGTCGGGAACATGCCCGAGGCCAAAGCATATTTCAATCTTCTCAAATCACAGTATCCCAATAACCTTAATATACCGTATATCAGTTATTATTGGGGACAGTATTATCTCGATAAAAAGGATTATACCAAAGCCGCTGACCAGTTCCAGTATCTCGTACAGAGATACCCGGACAGCAAAGTGGTAAGAGAGGCTG
The nucleotide sequence above comes from Maridesulfovibrio bastinii DSM 16055. Encoded proteins:
- a CDS encoding sigma-54 interaction domain-containing protein codes for the protein MSLNVEGIIGNSTTLRDVFSILEKVAPTDSTVLVTGESGTGKELLVRALHRNSKRRSQPFVPVNCGAIPKELLESELFGHEKGAFTHAVRSRPGRFELADGGTIFLDEIGEMDFSLQVKILRVLQEKEIERVGGTQIKKVDVRIVAATNRDLEAEVAAGRFREDLFYRLNVIPLHLPPLRERGGDVLLLASHFLKRFCQDKSRDVLKFADQTRDMLVSYSWPGNVRELENFMERLSILCDGDEVGIDDLPEKILKSVGLEPKKKAVDIAVGPAGFSWPTLDDMSEYGDGELKEFLDRIETKLLLEALQKSAGVKNKAAEMLGVKRTTLIEKIKKKKLES
- a CDS encoding tetratricopeptide repeat protein, producing MICFVCPQPVLAMEYFINTGPDMDSLRFTFDSKKLNPRVRRTGKQQITLSFPSGALNSEKAPTPLPLSSMRILNSIDVGSSAITINTKTNAFGYIRIPAGNGELKIQFFRDPFGARWVPPKKNIPASPKNIPASSVPAQEKQQAPQSAPAGSIPVPTKEDTAPAAKVAPVPGVNSGSVANEADISEPPQANENAAPVGGNSDGNNQSKNVRPFYSVPYAYRAPISKVGPGEAKAVSTSVAPPSGDSAQPSVQEGGEISGPSAGGEISGPSAGGAISGPSAGGEISGPSAGGAISGPSAGGEISGPSAGGEISGPSAGGAISGPSAGGEIPGPSAGGEISGPSAGGEISGPSAGGEISGPSAGGEIPGPSAGGAISGPSAGNEISGPSAGGEIPGPSAGGEISGPSAGGEISGPSAGGAIPSPSAGGEISGPSAGGAISGPSAGGAISGPSAGGEISGPSAGGEISGPSSDSSISGLNDEGATQQIEPLPAASIEANNTVAASQTTEPFINGTDSGAPSDNNDAYPAEQISSADADQPAAPPTLEERITTAKGLLLAAESSLESGQLEAALTGFTEVVAMHDMPKDIRMRALYGKAEAVTETHKDDLVANFNTVTSAWMEAMNADTNSPDVPDALLNLGLANLKVGNMPEAKAYFNLLKSQYPNNLNIPYISYYWGQYYLDKKDYTKAADQFQYLVQRYPDSKVVREAALGLSKALHELGYNEQAAQILDYIDKRWPRFYIEYPQFLLMSANSENTLGKLDAAKDHYWAYYNLLPESDENDIVLARLGDIYLRQGDKRAAKEIYQKAVDNYPDKEGGLISKMRLAEEGIYDDPSMAQMDKVFDRPYNLRPQKIYTSIVEDHPDSPLAPLAQLKLAMWYYWNKKYGECLGAVSDFIDKYPRSSLLPKAKELGLKVFDRAVPELVKDENYSKVISFWNSYGLKGDKADGINDDTRMGVALSYWKKGQPDVALKLVDRYLQEKQVPKYSTMALDMALGIYVDDQSWSDVVSLVDMVDKNWKVGQKQQAQMKYATAMAYENLGETERSTPLWAGLASNLLLPSSSRAYAMYYMAKSAMKKKDLKKLFVYSQEALSMLLETGGDREKIKDSILMTIYSAESSARYREALKWAAEYDKYIPESDSEWASSRFRLAQLYEKAGAIPEWKKLMEEVAQKRPDGLYGRLANSALESHKIENEASKFK